The genomic interval AGGGAAGCTTCCTTTAGCTCAGCAATCTTCATGGCTTGCTGCTGACTACTTAAACTATTATTTTTTAATAATAATTGTTCATCGAGAAGCAATACTTTGTATTCATCACGTAAAACGCGCTCTTGCTTTTCGAGTGTTTTTTTACGGTCATTCTTTTCAGTCAATTCTGTTTCAGCAATTGTTTTATCATCAAAGTTCTTTCTTGTTCGAACACTTAGAATAGTTGCTTCTTGAGAGCATTTCAACTGAATAGAGCTAGGATCTAAGAAATCGGTTAGTTTTTGAAAGACGACTACTTGTTTCCCTGCAGTTAGGTTCATTTTTTTAGCATGCTCCACTTGAGCACCTTCTTTAAAAACGGTTACTTTTTGGATAACCGATTCTGCTTTACTTTCCTTTTGATTCCAACCGAAAAAAGGAAGTAATAGTAAAATAAATGTGATTTTTTTCATGGTTTATTGGGGTAAAAAAAAACGTACCCAGTTAGGTACGTTTATCTATTCAATTCGTTCAATTTATAGTTTAACTGGTAAAATCAATTTACTTAAATCAATTTCAAAAATATCAATACTACTTTTCTTTTCGTTGATAGTTAGTCCGCTTAAATAAGCTTTCCCTAATTCTTTGTAAATCACAAAATGAGTATCATCATTTACTGAATTTACAGAACCACCAAGGTTTTTAGCTTTTGTCCAACCTGTTCCTGTGTTTTCAGAAACAAAAACATCCAATCCACCCATTCCAACATGGCCTTCAGAGCTGAAGAACAAGAATCTTCCATCTGCAGAAATAAATGGCGTAGTTTCACGGAAATCGCTATTAATACTATCGCTTAATATTTTTGCGTCACCCCATTTTTTACCAGTTCTCTGTACGACATAAATATCTGTAGATCGTTTATCTCCTTTTCTGTCGGAAACAAAATACATCGTATTTCCATCTGCAGTTAATGCTGCTGAGCCTTCAAAGAAACTGGAATTTATTGATTTGTTTGAAATAACTTTTGGAACATTCCACTTTCCTTTTTTGGTGAATTCCACTTCGCAGATATCAGAACTTCCAGTCATTTTTTTAGCACTCGTTGCAGTATTGTTTAAAGTAACAAAAGCATGAAGTCCATCTTTTGACATCCAAGACATGGATTCAAAGCCAGGTCCGTTGATTCGTTCCACATTGTTCGAGATACTATCAAACTTTTGCATCTTTTCATTCCAAACACCTGTGTAAACATCTTCGAAATATTCCTGATCATCTGGATTCATCAATCCGCCAGTTGTATTGGCTCTACGAGATGTAAAATAAATGCGTTTTCCGTTACTAGTCAATACAGGAGAATAATCGTTGTAACCAGAATTCACATCTCCCAATAAGGATAATCTTAAATTTTTCTGAGTGGCATTTTGTTTTGCAAATTCTACCGAAGCAATCTTATGCTCAATATTTAAATCTTTCGCTCTTGCTTTTGAAAGGTGTTTTAAAGCGAGTTGAAAATACGTTGCCGCTGAGTCCAATTCATTTAAATTTTGACAAGCGACACCCAAAATGTCATATATTTCAGCATCCACGTCATCTGGTCCTTTTGTTATAGCGTCAACTCCATATTGTTTTGCATACCCGAAGTTTTTCAAGCGGTAATGACAGAATGAAATCCAATAAGATGCTTTCCAAGTGTTAGGATCCTTAATTGCAGCTTCACGAAAAACCAATAATGCTTCACGAATTTTATTGTCTGTGACTAATTGTTTTCCTTGATCAATTTTGATTAATGCTGCTGATTTATCGATAATTCCAGTGATACTATCTTTTGGATTAGCAGTTAAAGCGAAAGATTTCGTTGAAACTAGCAGTAGTAATAGAGTTCCGAATAGGATTTTCATATTTATTTGTTGAATAATTTGGAGACAAAGTAATACAAAAAAATTAAAAATCAGCAGAGAATAATAACGGATGTTGTTGAATTCATATTTATTGATAGTTCAATAGTTCAATAGTTCAATAGTTCAATAGTTCAATAGTTCAATAGTTCAATAGTTCAATAGTTCAATAGTTCAATAGTTCAATAGTTCAATAGTTCAATATAGATTTCCTTAAACACCTTTTGAACTTTCCCTTCATCTCAAAACATTCTCAGAAAATTGATCTTTGGGCGTGGTTTTCAAATCTAATAAATCATTCATAGCAATGGTTGCTGCAACGATTGCCCAAATTGGAGCAAAAGAAGCGCAAAGCCAAAGTCCTAGATTGGTTAAAAAGGTGAGGATAAAATGTCCAGGATCGGTGCTAAAAGTGGACCAATCAAAAAGGGTATTTAGATCAATGAAATTCCAAATTAAAATGGAATATACAGATCCGATAGAAAGAGCAATCCCTCTGTTTTCACGTGCTAATTGCGTGCTTTCTTGAACATTCATCTGCAACCTTTCGTGAATGTAGTCCATGAAGGAAAAGCCGTAATAATAGAAACTGATAAAAAATAAAATATGGCGAATAGGACTTTGGTTGAAATCTCCCCATCCAAGTATTCCAACAAGGAAAATGATCGTGAAGAAAAAGACTTCCCACATGATATTTCGGATGCCAATTTTGAGTCCTCGTTGAATATCTTGAACCAACTGTTTGAAATTGAATCGATACCTGTTTCCAGTTAAAATAAACTCTACTTTTTGAGATATTTTAGAAAAGAGAGGCGCAAGTAGAATCACCACCAAGTATTTTGCAAAGCGCATCAAAGTTGTGGCAATGAGAATTTCTGTCATTAATTTAATCAAGAACCAAATAATCCCATTCATATTGGTGGCGTTCGCTTTTGGTTCGTGAATATGAATCATAAACCCAATCTGATAAATTCCAAGCATCAAGATTGCTGGGAATATAATATACAGATAAAGCTTGTAATCAAGAATTAAACGAAAGGCCTTGATGTAAGCTCGATATCCAATCAGCAAGTTTTTAAAAAATCGCATTCTCAAAGTTAGTGAACTTCGCTCAATTAGGGATTAAGCATTCGTAATTCGTAATTAATTAAGAACTATCTTTGCGCCTTCGCTGAAGCTTCAGCGTAAGTGTTGCACCTTCAAAAAAATCTAAGTATGAGTAATTCAATGTCTCTCACATCGCTAACAGCAATTAGTCCAGTTGATGGGCGCTACCGTTCAAAAGTGAACGAATTGGCACCTTATTTTTCCGAATTCGGATTGATTAAGTACCGGGTGCATGTGGAAGTTGAATACTTCATTGCTTTGGTTGAAGCAGAAATTGGTCCTTTGAAAGAAGTATCAACTTCCGTTTTTCCGAGGCTGCGTGAAATTGTAAGCGCTTTTTCCGAGAATGATGCTTTAGAGATTAAAAACATTGAGAAAACAACCAATCACGATGTGAAAGCGGTTGAATATTTCTTGAAAGATAAAATGCAAAATCTGGGATTGGAAAACTACTTGGAGTTTATTCATTTTGGTTTGACGTCTCAAGATATTAATAACACATCAATTCCTTTAAGTCTAAAAGAAGCTGTTGGTGAGGTTTATATTCCTGCATTGAATGAGTTAATTCAAGTGTTGAGAGGATATACAAACGATTGGTCTTCGATTGCGCTTTTAGCTAGAACACATGGTCAGCCAGCTTCTCCAACTGTTTTAGGAAAAGAAATTGGAGTTTTTGTTTACCGATTGGAAACGCAATTGGAAATTCTTAAAACCATTCCATTTGCAGCCAAATTTGGTGGTGCTACAGGTAATTTCAATGCTCATCAAGTGGCGTTTCCAGAAACTGATTGGGTGGCATTTTCAAATAAATTTGTCAATGATCAATTGGGTTTAACAAGAAGTCAGTTGACCACTCAAATTGAAAATTATGACCAATTGGCAAATTTGTTTGATTGTTTGAAACGAATCAATACGATTATTTTGGATTTAGACCGTGATATGTGGACTTACATTTCAATGGATTATTTCAAGCAAAAATTGAAAGAAGGTGAAGTTGGTTCTTCAGCGATGCCACATAAAGTAAATCCAATTGATTTTGAAAATTCAGAAGGAAATATTGGAATTGCAAATGCTTTGTATGAGCATCTTTCAGCTAAATTACCTGTGTCAAGATTGCAACGTGACTTAACGGATTCAACTGTTTTAAGAGCCATTGGAATGCCATTAGCACATTCATTGATTGCTTTCAAGGCTTCAATCGCTGGATTGAAAAAGTTGTTGTTGAATGAACAAGCGATTCAAGAAGATTTGGAGAACAATTGGGCCGTTGTTGCAGAAGCAATTCAAACGATTTTGAGAAGTATTGGTTTTCCAAAACCTTACGAGGCTTTGAAGGGATTAACTCGTAAGAATGAGAAAGTTACTCAGGCCACCGTTCACGAATTTATTGATACTCTAGCTGTCGATGAAACGATGAAAAACAGATTGAAAGAGATAACCCCATCGAATTATACAGGAGTTAAACTGGTGTAACAAATCTTTTAGTATATTACAGAAAAAAAGCCTTGCGATTTATTCAATTTCTCTTTTTTCTAGGATTAAGCACTTCTTTTTGGGCGCAATTGCCACTGCAAATTGACTGGGGGCCGAATAATCTTTCCCGTCCGAATACTTTAGCAATTCTACCCAAGAATAATGGGGTGTTTTTCACATTTCATTATTCCAATTCATCCCTAATGCCAGCAGCGAAAGTTTCGCGTTTTGAAAATGGGATGGAGGTTATTTCGAAAAAGATAGAACCTAGAATTGACCAAAAAATGGTCACATTGGAGGATGTGTTTCTATTCGATAATCGTCTTTTCGCACTTTTCTCTGATAAAGTTGGGGCCTCAGTTACTCTGTATTTACAAGAGTATGATGATGATGTAGATCAGTATGGTTTGCCTTTTGTGGTTGCTTCTTATGTGGTTCCAAAAGGGTGGAGTAGAAACGTTTTGGTGACAACAAAAATTTCGCCTAGTAGTAACTATTTAGTTGTTGATTATTTAATTCCAGCTAAAAAGGAAACCTATGATCGATTTGGATACAATATCTTAAATGTTCAATTGAAATCAATTCGTGAGGGAGAGTATGAAATTCCATACGATTCGAAGGTGACATCTGTTGAGGCCCGACATTTAACCAACAAAGGAGATTATTTCTTAGGTGTTTCAGTGTTTTCAAAGGCATATCTTAGTACTTGGAAGGATTTTGGATTAGTAGATAAATCGGTGATTATTCACATGAGCGCGGAAGATTCATTGAAAATTCACGAACTGGATATGGTTCAGACGAAAGTTTACAATTTTTCAATTACATCTAACGATTCACTGGCAATAATCACAGGTACTTGGGGAGATGAAGAATCTAAAGGGGCAAAAGGAATCTTTTATTCAACCTTTTCTTTATTGACGAATTCTTTAGATTCTACACGATTTTTAGAATTTCCTAAAGAAATTTTGGATCAAGAAAACAAGGATTCAGACGATATCTATTCGATGCAAAATGTGAATGGAGAATTACTCAATTATGCATTTAGAAATATTGCTTTGTTGCCAGATGGTTCCATCAATGTACTTGCAGAACAATATTACATTTATGAAGTGAATTCTGCGGATTCCAGAGGAATGAATCAGATTACCAATTATTACAATTACAACGATTGTATCGTTTATTCTATTTCAAAATTGGGGGAGTTAAACTGGTTTCGAAAAATTCCTAAAAAGCAAGAGTCCATCAATGATTATGGTCAGTTTTCCTCTTTAATTAGCTATTTTAGTAAGGGAGACCTAATTTTATTTTTCAATGATAATACTCAAAATTACGATGAATTAGGAACTTACAAAGGAACCCGAATTTCATTTTCAAACTCTTTGAGATACAAAGAATATTGCCTAGCACGAACGGTTGTGAATCTAGAAACGGGAGATACCAAACGCAATTTATTTTCCCATTACGACGCCATTGAAGGTTTTGTTTGTTTGAAATTATCGTGTGTAAATTATCAAACGCATCAGGTTATTTTCTCTGCAATGAGTAAAAAAGACAAGTACGGAATTTTACATTTTGAGTAAGAGACTGTTTCGCTAATTGTTATTTGATAAGCTAAAGTCTTAGTTTATCAAATCAAATTTCCGTCCTTCTTTTAAAGATTCGTAAAAATCTTAAGAATGCAAACATGCCCAATCCAGCTAGTGCAAAATAACCGATAAAATCTCCAAGAATCTGATAGAGTGTTTTCTTTGAATTCAGCTGAATGGTATAATTGAACTGTGTTTTTTTCCACCATGCGGTTTCTTTCAAAATATCCCCACGGTTGTTGATTACTCCGGATTTTCCAGTGTTTGCAGATCGAACAACGTATTTATTATTCTCGATAGCTCTCAAGCGCGCAAATTGAAAATGTTGCTTGTAGCCAGGAGTGTCGCCCCACCAGCCATCATTGGTAATAATAGCGATAAATTCCGACCCTTTTTTAGCTTGTTTTGCAATGAAACCACCATAGATTGATTCATAACAAACTGCTGAAGAGAATTTTACGCGATTTTTCTCGAAAATTTTAGGCTCTTTTTCAATTCCCATACTTCCTGATCCGCCTTCCATTTCTACTGCTAGGTCTTCTAAAAAGGGGAATATCCCAACAAAAGGGATTTTCTCGACACCCAATACCAGTTTTGATTTGTGAATGATTTTCGGTTCTGGGGTATTATCAAAAAGGATGGAAGAATTGTATTTTTCCAAATACGAATTGAATTGAGGTTCAAAATGACTGGCAGCTGAATTTTTAGTATCGAATAATTGAAATGTAGATGCACCAATTAAGAAGCCGGCATTTGCCCAACGTGCACGATGTTCATTGATTATATGGAAAAATGTTTCTTTTCGCAATCCGTCTTCATAAATATATCCGATTGGATAAAGTGCTGTTTCAGGAGCGATTACGAGTTGTGTCTCTTTTGAAATGGATTTATCGGCTTGCTCTAATAGAATCTTCAATTGTTCATCATTGCTTAGTACAAATTTTTCATCATAAGGATCAACATTGGGTTGAAGAATTGCCACATTATAAGGTTTTCCTTCCGTGCTTTTCGAGAAATAAAGGATAGTTGAAAAAATAAGTGGAATGGAGAGAACTATAACCCCAAGAATAAAATAAGTGCTTTTATACCAGTTTTTTGGTTGGATGAGGATTTTATAGAGCAATAAATTAAGGATCAAAATCCACAACGATCCTCCCAAAACTCCAGTAATTGAGTACCATTGAATCCAAGTGGTTTTAGAAGCAAAAACATTTCCTAAGGTTAGCCATGGCCATGATAATTCCCAGTGAAAATGAGAAAATTCAAAGGATAGCCAAACACATATAAGGATTGGTCCATTCCATTTTGTGCCTAATTTTCGTTTCAGTAAATGGTATAACAAAAAAGCCAGTGCCATTAATAAACTATTCGCAAAAAATGCCATATACGCACCACCTGGACTTGCATTGTAAACCCACCAAGTAGTCCCCAAATTGTAAATGAAGAAGGTTAAATAAGCATGTAGAAACAAGCTAAAAGCCTTTTTTTGAGTGTGAAAATGGGATTCAACTAAAAGAAGTGGGATCCAAGAAACGAATGCTAAAAAGGTAATCCCACCTGTTTCGGGAAAAGAAATCGTTAAAAGAATACCAGATAATATACTTAGCAACCAACGATTTAGTCTTTTTTGAATGATTTTTTCTATCATGATACGAAATTACAATTTGTTTCAGATAGATGATTCAATTTCGACGAATACCTTGAAAACACAGACGAATATTGGTTTTTCATTGTGAATTATCACACGAAAAAATGAAAATAAACTGTTAAAAAATAGATTTTATTCAAAAAAAAGACAACCCTCCGCAATTTTTTCGTCACATTTGTACAGAACTAAAATATACTTTTAATGAACAAAAATTTCATTAACTGCTTGTACATTACTACTACGCTCTCTTTATTCTCCGCGTTTCATAGTTATGGGCAACAGCTTGATAGACATGATGATAGTATTTATCAAAATCAACACATTACAGGTGTTGGTACTTCTACAGTTGTATATCATTTGACAGAATCATTGAAAGATAATGTGTTAGTTGAACTAGAAAATTATCTGGAATCAATGAATGCAATTACACAGGTCGATATTCAAGGCTTGGATGTTTTCATTCAATTCAAAGAGGCTACAACAAATGAGATGATTTATCCATTCATTCAGCGGATGGAAATGTTGTACATCAACAAGAATCCAAAAACAAGATAATTCTTAATACTACTCTCTCCAGTATGAAAACAACTATTTTTTGGGGTTATTTCCT from Fluviicola taffensis DSM 16823 carries:
- a CDS encoding EI24 domain-containing protein, whose product is MRFFKNLLIGYRAYIKAFRLILDYKLYLYIIFPAILMLGIYQIGFMIHIHEPKANATNMNGIIWFLIKLMTEILIATTLMRFAKYLVVILLAPLFSKISQKVEFILTGNRYRFNFKQLVQDIQRGLKIGIRNIMWEVFFFTIIFLVGILGWGDFNQSPIRHILFFISFYYYGFSFMDYIHERLQMNVQESTQLARENRGIALSIGSVYSILIWNFIDLNTLFDWSTFSTDPGHFILTFLTNLGLWLCASFAPIWAIVAATIAMNDLLDLKTTPKDQFSENVLR
- a CDS encoding PD40 domain-containing protein, which produces MKILFGTLLLLLVSTKSFALTANPKDSITGIIDKSAALIKIDQGKQLVTDNKIREALLVFREAAIKDPNTWKASYWISFCHYRLKNFGYAKQYGVDAITKGPDDVDAEIYDILGVACQNLNELDSAATYFQLALKHLSKARAKDLNIEHKIASVEFAKQNATQKNLRLSLLGDVNSGYNDYSPVLTSNGKRIYFTSRRANTTGGLMNPDDQEYFEDVYTGVWNEKMQKFDSISNNVERINGPGFESMSWMSKDGLHAFVTLNNTATSAKKMTGSSDICEVEFTKKGKWNVPKVISNKSINSSFFEGSAALTADGNTMYFVSDRKGDKRSTDIYVVQRTGKKWGDAKILSDSINSDFRETTPFISADGRFLFFSSEGHVGMGGLDVFVSENTGTGWTKAKNLGGSVNSVNDDTHFVIYKELGKAYLSGLTINEKKSSIDIFEIDLSKLILPVKL
- the lnt gene encoding apolipoprotein N-acyltransferase, yielding MIEKIIQKRLNRWLLSILSGILLTISFPETGGITFLAFVSWIPLLLVESHFHTQKKAFSLFLHAYLTFFIYNLGTTWWVYNASPGGAYMAFFANSLLMALAFLLYHLLKRKLGTKWNGPILICVWLSFEFSHFHWELSWPWLTLGNVFASKTTWIQWYSITGVLGGSLWILILNLLLYKILIQPKNWYKSTYFILGVIVLSIPLIFSTILYFSKSTEGKPYNVAILQPNVDPYDEKFVLSNDEQLKILLEQADKSISKETQLVIAPETALYPIGYIYEDGLRKETFFHIINEHRARWANAGFLIGASTFQLFDTKNSAASHFEPQFNSYLEKYNSSILFDNTPEPKIIHKSKLVLGVEKIPFVGIFPFLEDLAVEMEGGSGSMGIEKEPKIFEKNRVKFSSAVCYESIYGGFIAKQAKKGSEFIAIITNDGWWGDTPGYKQHFQFARLRAIENNKYVVRSANTGKSGVINNRGDILKETAWWKKTQFNYTIQLNSKKTLYQILGDFIGYFALAGLGMFAFLRFLRIFKRRTEI
- the purB gene encoding adenylosuccinate lyase, with amino-acid sequence MSLTSLTAISPVDGRYRSKVNELAPYFSEFGLIKYRVHVEVEYFIALVEAEIGPLKEVSTSVFPRLREIVSAFSENDALEIKNIEKTTNHDVKAVEYFLKDKMQNLGLENYLEFIHFGLTSQDINNTSIPLSLKEAVGEVYIPALNELIQVLRGYTNDWSSIALLARTHGQPASPTVLGKEIGVFVYRLETQLEILKTIPFAAKFGGATGNFNAHQVAFPETDWVAFSNKFVNDQLGLTRSQLTTQIENYDQLANLFDCLKRINTIILDLDRDMWTYISMDYFKQKLKEGEVGSSAMPHKVNPIDFENSEGNIGIANALYEHLSAKLPVSRLQRDLTDSTVLRAIGMPLAHSLIAFKASIAGLKKLLLNEQAIQEDLENNWAVVAEAIQTILRSIGFPKPYEALKGLTRKNEKVTQATVHEFIDTLAVDETMKNRLKEITPSNYTGVKLV